In Coprothermobacter sp., the DNA window GATTATTCCCGAAGGAGGCTTCAACCTGGTCGCCATCGATGTCATCGTGAGCAAGTTGCAACACTTCCTGAATTCCGTAGGTTGATGGAACTCGTCGCCAGGTTCCGTGTGCCGAACGGAGAAGTGTGGTTCGTTCAGGCGGTGCTGACCGACTGCGAGGGACAGGCGGTCGTGTCGCTTGGCGAACGGGAGGCTGACGAGAGCATCATGAGTGTGCTCTATGATGATGCCGCCGAGGGCGAGCTGGCGCCCCTGTTTGCATATTTGACAGCGGTTGGTAAGATAGTGCCAGTCCAGCAATGCGAGTGAGGATGGGGGGAGTGACGTTGGCTGATTCTGACGAGGAGCGGTTGCGTAACCAGATCGGGGAGTTCGTGGGCCGTCGCGACTATGACGCGGCCCTTCGGTTCGCCGTGCGCGAGGCCGACCATGCCTATGCGCGGCAGCGATATGCCCAGGGCCTCGACGTTCTCAACGCCCTCGTCCAGCTCCTCAAGGACCGGCAAGTCGCGTCGTGGGGAATCTACATCGGTGCCTACCAGAAGATCGTGGGCCTGGACCACCAGCTCAAGGACAAATCCGCCACCATACGCGACCTGGTCGAGCTGTCCCGCTACTGCATCAAGGACGGCGACTTCGACAAGGCGCTGGCGGCCGGCAACCAGGCCGTCGGTATCGACGCGCGCAGCACCGACGCGCTCAACCAGAAGGCGCGTGCACTGGCGTACCGTCGTGACTATGTTCAGGCCTTCAAGGTGCTGGACCAGAGCCTGGAGATCAGCCCCCAGAATCCTCGCACGCTGTACTTGAAGGCCAGCATTCTGGCCAACAACGGCAAGTTCGCCGACGCGCTCGCCGTGTATGAGCAGCTGCGCATGTCCGATCCCTCCTATCCGGGGCTTGGCAAGGCCATTGCCGAGATGCGGCGTCAGATCGACTGGAAGGTCAAGGCAGTGGAGGGACCAGGCAGCGGCATGCGTGCGTCACAGCCCCCGGAAGTCGACCGCGTGCCTGCGATTGAGCGCAAGTCCAGGTCGATCGAGCCGGAAAGTCCCACGAGAACGACGCTCGAGACATTGTACGACGAGGCAGTCGTGGGTGAGTCCACGGCGGTGGCCGTTCCTGCATCAGAACCACCGATGCCGCCACAGGAGGAAGCTGCTCCGTCCTCAGCCCAGCAGGAGAAGGCCGCGTCCGCTCAGCAGACCGATGGCAAGCCCTCCCAGACGGACGTCGCGCGCGACCTTGTGCCAGGGGCGCCCCTCAGATTGAACCAACATCCTCGGGAGGACATGTCGGGCGACGTGAAGATGGCAACCATCCCCGTACCACACCAGGCATGGATGAAGCCGGAGGAGGAGTCTGAGACGTTTGGCAGACGCCCCGTGCCTTCCGAGGCCGCCGGGCTGACGGTGTTGTCCCCCGAGGAACTCAGGTTGGCTTCTCTCCGCAAGGAGCGTGAGTCTGCGACACATCCTGTCCCGTCGGGCACTGCGTCTGTTTCACGGACAGCAGTCACCGCGCCACCTTGCCCGACGCCCGGGCAGGAGGCCGAACGGCAGTTGATCGGCATTCTCAAGGACATCAGCCGGGGCACGATGGAGCGGGAGGATCTGATGCAGCGCCTTTCCGATGCGGGCAGCGTGACCATCCCGCTGTCGCTGGGAGCCCTGTATCTCAGCTTCCTGCGCAGTCCCCAGGACGCAGGGGTCATGGGTGACCTGCTGACGTGGATGGGAAGCAGTGGCTACACACGCCTTCCCCTGTTCATCGTCGAAGAGGCTGCTGCGCTGGGAGCCAGGATCGATTTCCGGGACCCGCAGATCGCTTCCATCGTCCTGTCCGCCGACGGCTCGGACATGGCTCCCGAGCTGAGAACGCGCAGGGCCGAAGTTCTGCTCGAGCGCGGCGACACCGCATCGTATGTACGGGAGGAACTGGACATGATACGCCAGGCTGCGGGGTCTGCTTCTGCCGAAGGCATCGTGCGCCAGCTTGTTCATGTCCTGGAGCATTGCCTGGCCGAGGACGCCTGTGCGCAGGAGGTCCTTGCCGCCGCCACGGAACTGAGTGTGCTGGATCAGCTGGTCGACCGCATCACCCAGGACGCGGACATGACGAAAGCGCCGGCGCTGGAGGCCGCGATCGTCGAACGGCTGGGGCGTGCGGGTGTCGATGAGTCCACATTCCTGAACAACGAAGGGCTGTTCCAGCATGTCACGCTCAGTGTGGAGAAGTCGGCCATCCTCCGGCGTATCCTGGCGAGTGCCATCAATCCGACGGTTCGGCGCAAGGTCGTCCAATCCCTGCTTGTCCTGGGCACCCCCAGTATGGCCGAGTTCACCGAACTGGTGGGGCTCATGGCCAGGGAGCACGATACGAGCAACACGGCCTATCTCATCCAGTACCTGGTGGACCACCGGCAGGAGATTACCGACGGCCGGTACCTGCTGGAGAAACTTGCCCACGTCGTCCCGACGGACTTCGAGAGCAGATACGGGCTGGGTCTGGCGGCCGAACAGCTTGGGGTTCACGATGCCGCTGCAGGGTACTTCGTTGCCGCCATCCGGGCTCATCCCGGGGATCCCGACACGGTCCAGCGCGCCCTGGGGGCTATTCTTGCATCCGGCGCATACGACCTCATCGCCGACGTGGCCTCGCTGTCGCAGTTGTCTCCCGCTGATGTCGAAGGCCTGGTGGACAAGGCAGCTGCCGAGACGCCCGGCATCACCGCCGAGTCTAGCGACCAGCGCCTGGTGTCCGCATGGGCCGCATTTGCGGGCGGTCGCTACGAAGAGACGGTCGCGATGAGTTCCGGCACCGTGAGAGGGGGAGGAGACCCACGATTCTACCTCCCCCTGGCCCTTGCGTTCGTTCACCTGGGATTGCCCGAATTGGCGACCCGGGAGCTGGATCACGCCGCGCACCTGCCGAACGTCACGGACGAGGCCAGGCTGGTTCTCAGGTATCATGCCGCCGTGGTCCACCTGGGACAGGGCAACAGCCAGGAGGCGGCACAGCTGTTCCAGGAGGTGGGCGAGTCCTCGCCCGGCTTCCGTGACACTGAAGAACTGCTCAGCAGGTGTGGGAGCCAAGGCTCCAAGATCGCGAAACCGTAGAGCGCGGAGGACACGTGGAAAACAGACGGTCGGTAGGCAGCATCCTGATTGCACGGGGGTATATCAACGAGCAGGCTCTGGACGGAGCCATCTCTGCTCAGCAGCACACCAACGAACCGCTGCTCAAGATTCTCATCGATCAGGGGTTCATCAACGATGACATCAAGGCACAGGTCCTGGCAGAACAGTGGCACATGCCATTTGTGGACGTCATGGCGGAGCAGATCGGGTCGGACGTGCTGGCGATCGTGGACCAGGAGCGTGCCAAGCGCTACGGTTTCGTCGCGTTCAAGCGCGAGGAGGGCGTCGTCAGCATTGCACTCAGCGACCCCACCAACATCGAGCTGATGGACTACCTGCTCGCCACGTACGGGCGCGAGACGAAGTTCTTCGTCGCTCCCAAGAACGCGATCTACGGCGCCATCGAGAAGTACTACACGGTCGGCAACTCCATCAAGGAGGCCAGCTCGGAGGCGAAGACCGAGATCATCGCGGAAAGCGGCGAAGAGGTCAGCATCGAGCAGCTGCGCGAGATGGGTCAGGACGCTCCCGTCATCCGGCTGGTCAACACCATCATCACCCAGGCCATCGTCGAGCGTGCGTCGGATATCCACGTGGAACCGCAGAAGGGCCACCTGCGCATCCGCTACCGCGTCGACGGCATCCTGCAGGAAAAGCAGAGACTGCCGCGCAACATCCAGCCCGGCGTGCTCTCGCGGTTCAAGATCATGGCCAACATGGACATCGCCGAGCGGCGCAAGCCCCAGGACGGCCGTATCTCCCTGCGCATCGACAACAAGGCCATCGACTTCCGCGTCAGTTCCCTGCCCACCATCTTCGGCGAGAAGATCGTTCTGCGTATCCTGGACAAGACCAGTGCCATGGTGCCCCTCGAGAACCTTGGATTCCTGAATGATACGCTGACCCTCTTCAACAACGTCATCAGCCAGCCGTACGGGATGATCATCATTTCGGGTCCTACTGGCGCCGGCAAGACGACGACCCTGTACTCCGTGCTCAACCGTCTCAACACGGCCGGCAAGAACATCGTCACGGTGGAGGATCCGGTCGAATACCAGATGGACGGCATCAACCAGGTGCAGGTCAACGTCAAGGCCGACATGACCTTTGCCAACGGCCTGCGCAGTATCCTGCGTCAGGACCCGAACATCGTGCTCATCGGCGAGATCCGTGATGGCGAGACGGCGCAGATCGCCATCGAGGCCGCCCTGACCGGGCACCTCGTCCTGTCGACCCTGCACACCAACGATGCGCCCTCGGTCGCCACGCGACTGATCGACATGGGCATCGAGCCATTCCTCATCGCGTCGTCGCTCATCGGGGCTACGGCCCAGCGCCTGGCGCGCAAGATCTGCCCCGAGTGCAAGGAGCCCTATGTCCCGCCGGCCTCGGCCCTTGAGGGTCTGGGCCTCAGCACACGGGGCAAGCTGGAAGACGTCACGTTCTACAAGGGTGTCGGCTGTCCGAAATGCGGTGGTTCAGGCTACCGTGGACGTACCGGCATTCATGAGATGATGAAGGTGGACGACGAGCTGCGCCGCCTCATCCTTCACAAGGCCAGCGCGCGCGACATCTCTCAGGCCGCACGCAGCCATGGAATGCGCACTCTGCTCGAGGATGCCCTGGTCAAGGCCAGGGAAGGCATCATCACCCTCGAGGAGGTCCTGCGCGTGGTATCTACCGTCGAATCGGACTGAAGGAGCCGTAATGATTGCCGAGACAGAGGTACATCGCATTGATCTTTCGACGATTCTGAAAGTCGCCACGGAAAAGAATGCCACCGACATCCATCTCCAGGTCGGTCTGCCCCCCATCCTGCGTATCCAGAAGAAGCTGGTGGCTCTCGGCAGCGAGAAACTCTCGCCCGAGCGTGTCGAGGAACTCATGTTCCCCATCATGAACGACCACCAGAAGGTGCTGTTCAAGCAGAGTATGGAGTACGACTTCAGCTATGGCGTCAAGGGGCTGGCGCGCTTCCGCATCAATGTGTTCCGTCAGCGCGAAACGATGGCGGCGGCCTTGCGCAAGATCCCCTACGAGATCCCCGGCATGGACACGCTGGGTCTGCCCCCAGCGACGTTCACGTTCCCAAAGCTCAACCGCGGGTTCGTCCTCGTGACCGGGCCGACCGGCCATGGCAAGTCCACGACCCTGGCCTCGGTCATCGACCGCATCAACCAGGAACGGCAGATGCACATTGTGACACTCGAGGACCCCATCGAGTACCTGTTCCAGCACAAGCAGAGCATCGTGGTCCAGCGCGAGCTGGGCACGGATACGCAGAGCTTCGCAAACGCCCTGCGCAGCGTCCTGCGCGAGGACCCGGACGTGATCCTGGTCGGTGAGATGCGCGACTTCGAGACCATCGGAGCCGCCCTGACCGCAGCGGAGACCGGGCACCTGGTGTTTGCGACACTGCACACCAACAGTGCGGCGCAGACCATCGACCGCATCGTGGACGTGTTCCCGCCGTACCAGCAGCAGCAGGTCAAGGTCCAGCTCGCCAACGTCCTGTCGGCGGTCATGACCCAGCAGCTCATGGTGCGCAAGAACGGCGACGGCCTGGTGCTCGCGTGCGAGGTGATGCTGGCGACTTCCGCCATCAAGAACCTTATCCGCGAGGGCAAGACCTACCAGATCCAGTCGGTCCTGCAGACCAGCACCGCGATGGGCATGATGACCATGGACCAGTCGCTCAAGGCCCTGTACGAGCGTGGTGTCATCAGCTACGAGGATGCGATAGACCACGCGTACGACCCCAAGGAACTCCAGCGCCTGCTGGGACGCACCTGAATACACTGAGAGGAGGCACCTATGGCAACCTTCACGTACGTTGCGGCTGACCGGTCAGGCAGCACCCAGCGCGGTACCATCAGCGCGGCGAATACGCATGAAGCCGCCGAGCTCATCCGCGGCAAGGGCCTTGTCCCGGTGAACATCAACGCCGCCAGGAGCGCGGGCGGCGCTCTTGCCGTGCGCAGTTCCGGCCCTTCTGGCGAGGCAAAGCAGGGCAGGCTCGCCTCCGGTGGAGGCATCGCCGCCAAGGACCTGGCCATCTTCACCTCTCAGCTGGGCACCATGCTCAACGCGGGTCTGTCCATCACGAAGACGCTGGACATCCAGAGCAAACAGCTGAACAGCAAGAAGCTGCGCATGATCACGGATGACCTGAAGAAGAAGGTCGAGTCCGGCCTTCCCCTGTCGAATGCCATGGACAACTACACCGGAGTCTTCAGCACCCTGTACACCGCTATGGTCCGGTCGGGCGAGGCGTCAGGCAACCTGGGCAACAGCCTGCTCAAGATGGCTACGTTCCTGGAGCGCGAGGCGGAGCTCAAGCGCAAGATCAAGAGTGCGACCAACTACCCGATGATCGTCATCATCGCCAGCACTGCCATCGTCCTCGGCCTCTTCATCTTTGTCCTGCCGCAGTTTGTCGGCTTCCTGACAGCACTGAACGTGCCCCTGCCCCTGCCGACACGCATGACGCTCGCGATGAGCGACTATCTGGTGCACCGGTGGTATGTCCTCCTTGTCGTCGTCGGGGTCATCTTCTTCGGTGCCCGCGCGTGGTTCCGCACGCCTCGTGGCATCCACTGGAAGGACAGCACGGCGCTCAAGGCGCCCGTCATCGGCCCCCTGGTGCTCAAGACCTCCATGGCGCGCTTCACCGACACGCTGGCGACCCTGTTCGGGGCCGGCGTCCCGCTCATCGCATGCCTTGAGATGGTGGGCGGCACGATGGGCAATACCGTCGTTGCGGCGACCATCGACCGGGTCATCGATTCCATCAAGGGTGGCGCCGCGCTCAGCGCAGCCATGGCCGAGACGCAGTTCTTCACTCCCATGGTCATCCAGATGACGGCAGTTGGTGAGGAGTCGGGTTCCCTTGAGACCATGCTGGGGAAAGTCGCCACGTTCTACCAGACCGAGGTCGACGCGGCGGCGGACAACTTGACCAACTCCCTCAACCCTATCCTGATGATCGTCGTGGGCGGCATGATCGGCTGGGTCCTCGTCTCCCTGTACCTGCCCATCTTCACGATGGCGGGGGGCATCTCCTGACACGAAGAGAGGAAGCTGTGAAGCGCAAGGGGTTCACGTTGCTTGACCTGATTGTGGCGATTGCCATCATCATCATCCTGGCGGCGATCGCGATACCGTCGTATCTCAAGATGATGGACAAAGCTCGCCGTTCGGCAGTCGTGGCGGAGTTCGCCAACCTCGCCACGGTACTGGAAACCTTTCACACAGACTGGGGCCACTACCCCCTGGCGGCAGCCGGCTCTCAGGCCATCGCACTGAACGACTCCGGGGTGTACCGTGAGCTCACGACTGAGGGTTCCGGCGTGGCGCTCACGAATGTGGCTGGAGCCAAGACGGTCCATGGCGATACTGCCCCCATCGTCTACATTGGAGCTGGAGCCCTGTCCAGCATGACCAATCCCTTTGTCGCCTCGTCATCCGATCCGCAGTATCGGTATGCAACAAATGAGGCCGGTACCACTTGGGTTCTCTACGTCAAGATGGGGACATCCGGGAGTGCACGGTATCTGGTGCGTACTGACCGCCAGTCAGGGATCGTCGAATCTGCGACCGAACCCACGGTGTAGTGGCAGAGCGGCGGGACGGACATTGTGGACGAATACTTGACAAAAATGGGGAACTTGTTCTACTGTCGATACAGGGTAAAGTTCCCCCGAGGATGTTAGTCTCAATCCGAGGGGCGTCCTTCCCTGCAGGAAGTGCTGAGAAGTCGGTCCCGATACAGTGGACGCCAGGGGCCGATGGAGCTGGGTGGCGTAACCGGCCTGGTCAAATGCTTGGACTTCAGGTCCAGGAGACACGCAAGAGTAAGGAGGCGACAACACACCAGTGACCAATTCGCGAAAAGCCCGCATTGGCATCATGCGAAATCGCAGTCGACAGAACAGACATAGTAACAACCTGCCACAGGCAGGCAACCTACAAAGACTTCCAAGGAGGAAGCAGTGAAGAGAAGAGGGTTTACACTGATTGAGCTGATGGTGGTCATCGCCATCATCATCATCCTTGCAGCAATCGCTATCCCCAACTACCTGAAGATGACCGAACGTGCCAAGAGGTCCCGTCTTGCCTCGGACTTCGCGACGCTGGCAACCGTTCTTGAGACGTTCAAGACTGACTGGGGCATCTATCCGATTGCAGGCACGGGGCAGGCAGTCAATGGTGCGGCTACCGTCATTCGTCGTGAACTCAGCCAGGGGGGCACGGGCACTGCTGTCACGAATATCGCTGGCCAGTACAATGCTGTGGGTGAACAGGGTCCAGTCAACTACATCAAGGATGGCACTTTGACGAGCATGATCAACCCGTTCATCCCCACGAATCCGGTCACGTATCTCTCGACCGCGACCGGTTCGACGGGCTGGGCAATTTGGGCTCAGATCGAGACATCCAAGTTCCTCTACCGTACTGACTCGATGTCCACGGTGAGCGAGGCTGCAGCAGCCCCGACGGTCCCTTAGGCCAGCTAGCAATCTGTCTTTGGGGTCAGCTGGTAAAGAGCCCCCAACGTGGTAAGTTCGTTTCTTCAGCCGGAGCCTTCGGGCTCCGGCGTAAGAGGAAGAGGTTCTGTGGCCGTGGAAAGCGCGAGCGTTTTCTCCCCGAGGATGTTTTCTCAATCCCCCCGAGGATGTTGGTTCAATCCGAGGGGCGCACTCGGAGGGACGCTTTCGAGGGCTTCAGGGCACCATGGTGGCCCGCGAGGTGCTTCACAATGTGCACTTGTCAATGCTGCAAACCTTCGTATAGTTAGAGCAGGTAAGTAAGTGGAGCACACCATGAGGAAGACAACAGAGCATCGCTCATACGTTGGATCAAGGGCAGTCCCCCGAGCATGTTTTCTCAATGCAAGGGGTGTACTCCTCTCGCTTGATGGCCCGAGTTCAGCCTCTCGCACTTCATACCGTCGCCCCGCCGAGCACGTTGGTCACATGCGAGGGGCGTCTCCCGGCTTCACCCCCCGAGGACTTTTTCACAATCCGAGGGGCTTCACTCTCGTCGAGGTCGTAGTTGCGGCGGCGATTCTGCTCATCCTCATTATTGGACTGGCAGGTATGTTCGCGCGCGGCGTGACCGGGTTCAAGCAAGCACAGCTGGTGACCATGGCGCAGAACTTGGCCGAGTTTCAGGTTGAGGACCTCAAGAACCTCGCGCCCAGCGTGCTCAACCAGCTGGTGTTTGGCAAGGATGCCGACCCGGCGGTGGGCTATCAGGACGTCAACTATCCATATCCCACGCGTGACGCGATGGCGGCAGACTATGACGCCGCCGCACGAGCTAACGATGAAGAGTTTTGGATGTATGACTCGGGAAAGCTTCAGACGGACTTCATGGTTGACGGCGTTGCTCTCATCGGCACTACGTTTGTGGCGGGGACGACGGCCATGCCGGCGATACCGACCGATACCGACGTATTGCTGGGGAGCAACATCGTCGTTGAGCGCTATGGAGTCGACCAGGTCACCGGGGATCCCCTCTATTGGGAGGACGGTGGAGAATGGTACTCATGGGATGGAGTAACGCGGACCGATCTCACTGGGGTGCCGCCCTTGGGAACCGTCTACTACTATCGCATAGTCCTCCAGAAAGAGGCCTACCCGCTATTCAGCAGGCAGGTGCGTGTGGTCCAGTATGACGTGAGCACTCCCGATGGTTCTGATGTCTGGAGCACGGCACTGGATGAGACCCTGTATCGGACCTTTCAGGGGGACGCGCGCACCAAGTTCGACTACGAGATAGTCATCTGGTACAAGCAGAACGGTGTCGACCGGGTCCTGTTTCGGTCCGGCGGGACGATTGCCGTGCCGTTTGCCATGGTCCTTGCGGACGGGAGCGTCGCATGAAACGCCATGCCGGGTTCACCCTCATCGAGGTCATGATCGTGGTGGCGGTGACCGTCATCCTGCTGGGGGCCGTGTTCGCTGTCAACTTCCGCATCACTGACTTGTGGCGCAGTGAGCGCGTGCGACAGGCGCTTCAGCAGAATTTCCGCTTCGCGGCCGACATATTGACGACGAACTTGCGGCAAGCCACGGACGTCAGTGTGCCTGCCCAGAACACCATGGGTGATGTGCTTACCTTTGACTACATTGCGACGCCGTCTCCGAGCGAGACGCGGCACCGTGTCACCTATAGGCGAGTTGTGAACGGCGAATTCTGCTATGTCCAGCGGAGTGAGGCTCCGCTGGAGTCCTACGTTGTCGTTGTGGATGGCGTATCAGTGACCAGGTGGAGGCTTCCTGCTGTGCCCGTCTGGTCGCATACTGCGGTTACCGAGGAGATATCGACACTTGCTGCGCTTCATTTCATCCAGCGCGGTTCGCGCGTGGTCACTATTCTGGTCGCACAGTATGGTTCGGGCGGAGCGGTGCAGACTGTCAGCTATGTGCTTCAGACGTCTGTCCGTACACTATATGATGGAACGTGATATCGAGAGCAGCACGATTGCTCCGGAGGGAGATACCCATGAGAGACATTCGGCAGATTAAGCGGCGTCCGGGGTTCGTTCTGG includes these proteins:
- a CDS encoding type IV pili twitching motility protein PilT → MDLSTILKVATEKNATDIHLQVGLPPILRIQKKLVALGSEKLSPERVEELMFPIMNDHQKVLFKQSMEYDFSYGVKGLARFRINVFRQRETMAAALRKIPYEIPGMDTLGLPPATFTFPKLNRGFVLVTGPTGHGKSTTLASVIDRINQERQMHIVTLEDPIEYLFQHKQSIVVQRELGTDTQSFANALRSVLREDPDVILVGEMRDFETIGAALTAAETGHLVFATLHTNSAAQTIDRIVDVFPPYQQQQVKVQLANVLSAVMTQQLMVRKNGDGLVLACEVMLATSAIKNLIREGKTYQIQSVLQTSTAMGMMTMDQSLKALYERGVISYEDAIDHAYDPKELQRLLGRT
- a CDS encoding type II secretion system protein GspE, translating into MENRRSVGSILIARGYINEQALDGAISAQQHTNEPLLKILIDQGFINDDIKAQVLAEQWHMPFVDVMAEQIGSDVLAIVDQERAKRYGFVAFKREEGVVSIALSDPTNIELMDYLLATYGRETKFFVAPKNAIYGAIEKYYTVGNSIKEASSEAKTEIIAESGEEVSIEQLREMGQDAPVIRLVNTIITQAIVERASDIHVEPQKGHLRIRYRVDGILQEKQRLPRNIQPGVLSRFKIMANMDIAERRKPQDGRISLRIDNKAIDFRVSSLPTIFGEKIVLRILDKTSAMVPLENLGFLNDTLTLFNNVISQPYGMIIISGPTGAGKTTTLYSVLNRLNTAGKNIVTVEDPVEYQMDGINQVQVNVKADMTFANGLRSILRQDPNIVLIGEIRDGETAQIAIEAALTGHLVLSTLHTNDAPSVATRLIDMGIEPFLIASSLIGATAQRLARKICPECKEPYVPPASALEGLGLSTRGKLEDVTFYKGVGCPKCGGSGYRGRTGIHEMMKVDDELRRLILHKASARDISQAARSHGMRTLLEDALVKAREGIITLEEVLRVVSTVESD